In the Pseudomonadota bacterium genome, one interval contains:
- a CDS encoding serine/threonine protein kinase translates to MSRGPCSPAELEDGRIVDCILCGTQFEAHDGPCTQCGWNADALCGEKSLRAGELVRGRYEISSCLGVGRLGAAFLVSDTDSGGDAVLKLAHAGLVGNEEIGRRFLHGMRALKKIDHAGMVRVLDANCEADKYYVVTELVEGVPLRDLMDKRRSQNKGFTVAEILPIVRQIAAFFDESGVAEHGALSPENIWIKPDGLKILDVGWARSLPLAAVGHRLAAKSRVRGYVAPELLRGRALSARADVYSVGVLIGEMITQLAFDGRPEVFASAVTGLPSGADAVLRHALDADPEERYATVSELVDVLRALGESGPHAAPPRRESGAQTAPAPRPPARPSAPPPRPRRAAELGIGEPQTESTVQVSMEDVIRDHVHGEPERKIPWARIAPIQEDDPDHTPVPGRMLITPKRPARRDSLPPQPPPQSARVAPPPKGARADAPLPQDEDGETSVKKAPVARGGRQERVRREVTQEIDLDALSEGAEETVEGTQEIDIGMIEGQIARNAVDAATKLEAQAEDALRSSTEELIRRAGRLDGVDPRFVRAAHTLESEKRGARSAKAAEVLKQRTERLDDIDPRLLRAAARLEEAKVHDVPEPEKPEVVDGNEDEDWRERISQTNEDSVISFLASPVVQPTEEVRGFPMTQQRRQQNRPPAKPKPQPSAPVAPPPRGRRRKNPPLARALYDETGETDDQSQPTMLVHPAYMPQTAHRAAIDRRLLYLELALPVIAGLFFAGMLILLGVAAAMR, encoded by the coding sequence CGGCGTCGGCAGGTTGGGCGCCGCGTTCCTCGTGTCCGACACGGATTCCGGCGGCGACGCGGTGCTGAAGCTCGCGCACGCGGGCCTCGTTGGCAACGAGGAGATCGGGCGGCGGTTCCTCCACGGCATGCGCGCCCTCAAGAAGATCGATCACGCCGGCATGGTGCGCGTGCTCGACGCGAACTGCGAGGCGGACAAGTACTACGTCGTCACCGAGCTCGTCGAGGGCGTCCCGCTGCGCGACCTCATGGACAAGCGGAGGAGCCAGAACAAGGGGTTCACGGTCGCCGAGATCCTCCCCATCGTGAGGCAGATCGCGGCGTTCTTCGACGAGAGCGGCGTCGCCGAGCACGGAGCGCTCTCGCCCGAGAACATCTGGATCAAACCCGACGGGCTCAAGATCCTCGACGTCGGCTGGGCGCGGAGCCTGCCGCTCGCGGCGGTGGGGCACAGGCTCGCGGCGAAGAGCCGGGTGCGCGGGTACGTCGCGCCGGAGCTGCTGCGGGGAAGGGCGCTCTCGGCGCGGGCCGATGTCTACTCCGTCGGTGTGCTGATAGGCGAGATGATCACGCAGCTAGCGTTCGACGGCAGGCCGGAGGTGTTCGCGTCGGCAGTGACGGGCCTCCCGTCCGGCGCCGACGCCGTGCTCCGGCACGCGCTCGACGCGGATCCCGAGGAGCGTTACGCGACGGTGTCCGAGCTCGTCGACGTGCTGCGGGCGCTGGGCGAGTCCGGACCGCACGCCGCGCCGCCGCGACGCGAGAGCGGGGCCCAGACCGCCCCCGCGCCGCGCCCGCCTGCCCGCCCGTCGGCGCCGCCGCCCAGGCCGCGCCGCGCGGCGGAGCTCGGCATCGGCGAGCCGCAGACCGAGAGCACGGTCCAGGTCTCCATGGAGGATGTGATCCGCGACCACGTCCACGGGGAGCCGGAGCGGAAGATCCCCTGGGCCCGAATCGCGCCCATCCAGGAAGACGACCCCGATCACACACCGGTCCCGGGGCGCATGCTCATCACCCCGAAGCGGCCCGCCCGCAGGGATTCGCTGCCGCCGCAACCGCCGCCGCAGTCCGCGCGCGTCGCGCCGCCGCCCAAGGGAGCGCGCGCCGACGCGCCGCTCCCGCAGGACGAGGACGGGGAGACCTCCGTGAAGAAAGCCCCCGTCGCGAGGGGCGGCCGCCAGGAGCGGGTCCGTCGGGAGGTGACCCAGGAGATCGACCTCGACGCGCTCAGCGAAGGCGCCGAGGAGACCGTCGAGGGGACGCAGGAGATCGATATCGGGATGATCGAGGGGCAGATCGCGCGGAACGCGGTGGACGCGGCGACCAAGCTCGAGGCGCAGGCCGAGGACGCCCTCCGCTCGTCGACCGAGGAGCTCATCCGCCGAGCCGGGAGGCTCGACGGCGTCGATCCGCGGTTCGTCCGCGCGGCGCACACTCTCGAATCGGAGAAGCGCGGTGCGAGGTCGGCGAAGGCCGCGGAGGTGCTCAAGCAGAGGACGGAGCGACTCGACGACATCGATCCGCGGCTCCTGCGCGCGGCGGCGCGGCTCGAGGAGGCCAAGGTCCACGACGTGCCGGAGCCGGAGAAGCCGGAGGTCGTGGACGGAAACGAGGACGAAGACTGGAGGGAGCGGATCTCGCAGACGAATGAGGACTCGGTGATCTCCTTCCTCGCGTCGCCGGTCGTCCAGCCCACCGAGGAGGTGCGCGGGTTCCCGATGACGCAGCAGCGCCGTCAGCAGAACCGGCCTCCCGCGAAGCCGAAGCCGCAGCCCTCGGCGCCGGTCGCGCCCCCGCCGCGCGGAAGACGCAGGAAGAATCCGCCGCTCGCGCGGGCCCTCTACGACGAGACCGGCGAGACCGACGACCAGTCGCAGCCCACGATGCTCGTGCACCCCGCCTACATGCCGCAGACCGCGCACCGTGCGGCGATCGATCGACGGCTCCTCTACCTCGAGCTCGCGCTGCCGGTGATCGCGGGGCTGTTCTTCGCGGGGATGCTGATCCTGCTGGGGGTGGCCGCCGCGATGCGGTGA
- a CDS encoding thioredoxin domain-containing protein → MADKLISLNDANFSSEVEHSNVPVLVDFGATWCGPCKALGATLDGMVGAYAGRVKFCYVDIQNAPNAANRFGVRSVPTIIMFKNGAPSGSLLGAQPRPKLEELISRAL, encoded by the coding sequence ATGGCCGACAAGCTCATCAGCCTGAACGACGCGAACTTCTCCTCCGAGGTCGAGCACTCGAACGTCCCGGTGCTGGTGGATTTCGGCGCGACCTGGTGCGGCCCCTGCAAGGCCCTCGGCGCGACGCTCGACGGCATGGTCGGCGCGTACGCGGGCCGCGTGAAGTTCTGCTACGTCGACATCCAGAACGCTCCGAACGCCGCCAACCGCTTCGGCGTGCGCTCGGTGCCGACCATCATCATGTTCAAGAACGGCGCCCCGTCCGGTTCGCTGCTCGGCGCCCAGCCACGGCCGAAGCTCGAGGAGCTGATCTCCCGCGCGCTCTAA
- a CDS encoding YbjN domain-containing protein: MGQKLDGAVGKAARLIESVLKSLGLDPDKNRTQAAEGVASWQVSRGSADVLIAISPGPAGRAPRLRVVSPLVKMHGGLAAPAAIKLLRLNATELPGIAFGLFRDDIVALVAERSVADLDRAEVEDLLAAIGHLADEFDDLLVKEFGGTRVCDLG, translated from the coding sequence ATGGGACAGAAACTCGACGGCGCCGTCGGCAAGGCGGCTCGACTCATCGAATCCGTCCTGAAGAGCCTCGGGCTCGATCCGGACAAGAACAGGACGCAGGCGGCCGAGGGGGTCGCGAGCTGGCAGGTGTCGCGCGGCTCGGCGGACGTCCTGATCGCGATCAGCCCGGGCCCGGCCGGGCGCGCGCCGAGGCTCCGCGTGGTCTCCCCGCTCGTCAAGATGCACGGCGGGCTCGCGGCGCCCGCCGCGATCAAGCTCCTCCGCCTGAACGCGACGGAGCTCCCGGGAATCGCGTTCGGGCTGTTCAGGGACGACATCGTCGCGCTCGTCGCGGAACGAAGCGTCGCCGATCTCGATCGCGCGGAGGTCGAGGATCTGCTCGCCGCGATCGGTCACTTGGCGGACGAGTTCGACGACCTTCTCGTCAAGGAATTCGGGGGCACACGGGTGTGCGACCTCGGCTAG
- a CDS encoding FHA domain-containing protein translates to MKKYRLIYQSSNIEAPEGTFDIGRSNECNLILDDPSVSRVHATIVNENELLFLEDRGSRNGCIVNGNRISGRVQLFDGDRITIGHQSIRVVALGKVANADRTLGLVTCAACGSWIANNEMNCPQCGAPRSSTGGDPKATFRVDPIQSPRRKSDLHKTQQPQFMVAALLQKAISMERFEEAEKLLANLMESAIKREQRGDKMEEREIEDVTRSTIAIAEATRNPKHVSNLFAFHHARGKLMPRETIEALYGLVRKVGYRSCPEMSRYLAFLATKATSFSPGEKFVHRRLEGLVSLCS, encoded by the coding sequence ATGAAGAAGTACCGCCTGATCTACCAGAGCTCGAACATCGAGGCGCCGGAGGGGACCTTCGACATCGGCCGCTCCAACGAGTGCAACCTGATCCTCGACGATCCGAGCGTCTCCCGGGTCCACGCGACCATCGTGAACGAGAACGAGTTGCTGTTTCTCGAGGATCGCGGGAGCCGGAACGGCTGCATCGTGAACGGCAACCGCATCTCGGGTCGCGTGCAGCTGTTCGACGGCGACCGCATCACGATCGGCCACCAGAGCATCCGCGTCGTCGCCCTCGGCAAGGTCGCGAACGCGGATCGCACGCTCGGCCTCGTGACGTGCGCCGCGTGCGGTTCGTGGATCGCGAACAACGAGATGAACTGCCCGCAGTGCGGCGCGCCGCGCTCGTCCACGGGCGGCGACCCGAAGGCCACGTTCCGCGTCGATCCGATCCAGTCGCCACGCCGAAAGAGCGACCTCCACAAGACGCAGCAGCCGCAGTTCATGGTGGCGGCGCTCCTCCAGAAGGCGATCAGCATGGAGCGCTTCGAGGAGGCCGAGAAGCTCCTCGCCAACCTCATGGAGTCCGCGATCAAGCGCGAGCAGCGCGGCGACAAGATGGAAGAACGCGAGATCGAGGACGTGACACGCAGCACCATCGCGATCGCCGAGGCGACCCGCAACCCGAAGCACGTCAGCAACCTGTTCGCTTTCCACCACGCCCGCGGCAAGCTGATGCCGCGCGAGACGATCGAGGCGCTGTACGGTCTCGTCCGCAAGGTCGGGTACCGCTCCTGCCCGGAGATGTCCCGTTACCTCGCGTTCCTCGCCACCAAGGCGACCTCCTTCAGCCCGGGCGAGAAGTTCGTCCACCGCCGCCTCGAGGGGCTCGTCAGCCTCTGCTCCTGA
- a CDS encoding FHA domain-containing protein: protein MDTKVKRRLRFMFQEIDLAEGAFLVGRSPSCNLTLEDPLVSRHHARISVGRDRAAISDLGSRNGTLVNGEPLFDDHPLQHNDRIRIGSHEIVFLEERRLPSQQLRVTGALIACPSCRATIMSGAPVCPHCSGQLPRDTKSCPRCRTLCDTASTFCTRCGATFEPGEDTITLHMGGSSSGWTSGMVSTVIEKAIRARRFDHASRLLAGKIEEYDLKAARGVHDIALLAEIVPTNARLAVELREADRLRWIVAAYTRAAEPATDAVLDLLLESARGWYNMTDDLAGYLGALEKSGHREGAVVDRLRSLVRG, encoded by the coding sequence GTGGACACGAAGGTGAAGCGCCGGCTGCGGTTCATGTTTCAAGAGATCGATCTCGCCGAGGGAGCGTTTCTCGTCGGCAGATCTCCGTCCTGCAACCTGACGCTCGAGGATCCGCTCGTCTCCAGGCACCACGCCCGGATCTCCGTCGGAAGGGATCGCGCCGCGATCTCGGATCTCGGCTCCCGCAACGGCACGCTCGTGAACGGCGAGCCGCTGTTCGACGATCACCCCCTCCAGCACAACGACCGTATCCGCATCGGGAGCCACGAGATCGTCTTCCTGGAGGAGCGCAGGCTCCCGTCGCAGCAGCTCCGGGTGACCGGCGCCCTCATCGCGTGCCCGTCATGCCGCGCCACGATCATGTCGGGGGCGCCCGTGTGCCCGCACTGCAGCGGACAGCTCCCGCGCGACACGAAGAGCTGCCCGCGCTGCCGCACGCTCTGCGACACGGCGAGCACGTTCTGCACCCGCTGCGGGGCGACGTTCGAGCCGGGCGAGGACACGATCACGCTGCACATGGGCGGCAGCTCGTCGGGCTGGACCTCCGGCATGGTGAGCACCGTGATCGAAAAGGCGATCCGCGCGCGGCGTTTCGACCACGCCTCGCGGCTCCTCGCGGGGAAGATCGAGGAGTACGACCTCAAGGCCGCCCGCGGGGTGCACGACATCGCCCTGCTCGCCGAGATCGTGCCCACCAACGCGCGGCTGGCCGTGGAGCTGCGGGAGGCCGACCGGCTCCGATGGATCGTCGCCGCCTACACGCGCGCGGCGGAACCCGCGACCGACGCGGTGCTCGACCTGCTTCTCGAATCCGCTCGAGGCTGGTACAACATGACCGACGACCTCGCGGGGTATCTCGGCGCCCTCGAGAAGAGCGGCCATCGGGAGGGCGCCGTCGTCGACAGGCTGCGGTCCCTCGTGAGAGGCTGA
- a CDS encoding cobalamin-dependent protein (Presence of a B(12) (cobalamin)-binding domain implies dependence on cobalamin itself, in one of its several forms, or in some unusual lineages, dependence on a cobalamin-like analog.), which translates to MRIRLIYPKWPKLANQREFHLPPHGPVVFAATIPAEHAVAFTDENVQEIDFEEDADLVCISMMLSCQTPRGYEIADRFRARGIKVICGGIGTSLHADEAALHADAVFVGEAEGRFPAVLDDLARGALQKVYGYLADPAPVESVGTARRDLLDRPRYNYRGVQMPDLVHASRGCRFSCYPCCVEYLGGRRFRPRPIERVVEEVASIPNHKLFLVDNSLAQDKEWELELFRALKPLGRFLISHPIEDDDEVLRAAADAGAWWVYQAVFDTSDFIRNRVRRLKEHGIFVEGTVLLGLDDHDEDSIKRLVDFLLEIELDLAEFTVLTPFPHTRTFQDLEAQGRILHHDWRRYTAGEVVMRPALMTPDELQEMYQYAWDTFYATESQAVKMARILKPAEIAARKAAKTA; encoded by the coding sequence ATGCGCATTCGACTGATCTACCCCAAGTGGCCCAAGCTGGCGAACCAGCGCGAGTTCCACCTCCCGCCCCACGGCCCGGTCGTCTTCGCGGCGACGATCCCCGCGGAGCACGCGGTCGCGTTCACCGACGAGAACGTCCAGGAGATCGACTTCGAGGAGGACGCCGATCTGGTCTGCATCTCCATGATGCTCTCGTGCCAGACGCCGCGCGGATACGAGATCGCGGACCGGTTCCGCGCCCGCGGGATCAAGGTCATCTGCGGCGGCATCGGGACGTCGCTGCACGCGGACGAGGCCGCGTTGCACGCAGACGCGGTGTTCGTCGGGGAGGCCGAGGGGAGGTTCCCGGCGGTGCTCGACGATCTCGCGCGCGGAGCGCTGCAAAAGGTCTACGGCTACCTCGCCGACCCGGCGCCGGTCGAGTCGGTCGGCACGGCGCGCCGCGATCTCCTGGATCGCCCCCGCTACAACTACCGCGGCGTGCAGATGCCCGATCTCGTCCACGCGTCGCGGGGCTGCCGGTTCTCCTGCTACCCGTGCTGCGTCGAGTACCTCGGCGGCCGCCGCTTCCGGCCGCGCCCGATCGAGCGCGTCGTCGAGGAGGTGGCGTCGATCCCGAACCACAAGCTGTTCCTCGTCGACAACTCGCTCGCCCAGGACAAGGAGTGGGAGCTCGAGCTCTTCCGCGCGCTCAAGCCGCTCGGCCGGTTCCTGATCTCGCACCCGATCGAGGACGACGACGAGGTGCTGCGCGCCGCGGCCGACGCCGGCGCCTGGTGGGTGTACCAGGCCGTCTTCGACACCTCTGACTTCATCCGGAACCGCGTCCGGCGGCTCAAGGAGCACGGCATCTTCGTCGAGGGCACGGTGCTGCTCGGGCTGGACGATCACGACGAGGACTCCATCAAGCGGCTCGTCGACTTCCTCCTGGAGATCGAGCTCGATCTCGCCGAGTTCACTGTGCTCACGCCGTTCCCGCACACCAGGACCTTCCAGGACCTGGAGGCGCAGGGCCGCATCCTGCACCACGACTGGCGGCGCTACACCGCGGGCGAGGTGGTCATGCGACCCGCGCTGATGACGCCGGACGAGCTCCAGGAGATGTACCAGTACGCCTGGGACACGTTCTACGCGACGGAGTCGCAGGCCGTGAAGATGGCGCGCATCCTCAAGCCAGCCGAGATCGCCGCGCGCAAGGCCGCCAAGACAGCGTGA